The following proteins come from a genomic window of Labeo rohita strain BAU-BD-2019 chromosome 25, IGBB_LRoh.1.0, whole genome shotgun sequence:
- the parp6b gene encoding protein mono-ADP-ribosyltransferase PARP6, with protein sequence MWQRKLTRAASMNSMSIGEQFWSDEDSDGDSDGEDFFYGAQGHYVTDLSRHPQLDIDVGAVRDIYSETAVSVREYETIDDVDIDLHINVSFLDEEVASAWKVMRTEPIVLRLRFSLSQYLDGPEPTVEVFQPTCKDGFCLGVQLKRILSTFISNQWKHLSNEFLNAQQRKRHSWFKAGGTIKKFRAGLSIFSPITKCSSVPLIQGPGVKTRPAGQELRVTRLMSRSMSCTKGELHTSSPIGQSVAVPGSRSTVHITTRQLIQLFFSSQALIHCKSIPTLEYGFLVQVMKYSEQRIPTLNDYCVVCDEQHVFQNGSMLKPAVCTRELCVFSFNTLGVMSEAAEDVATGAEVVDLLVAMCRAALESVRKSIIFDPYPSVVDPHDPKSLAFNPKKRSYERLQRALDSITSIREITQGPYVEIKKQMDKLDPLAHPLLQWIISSNRSHIVKLPSSRQLKFMHTSHQFLLLSSPPAKEARFRTARKLHGSTFAFHGSHIENWHSILRNGLVNASYTKLQLHGAAYGKGIYLSPISSISFGYSGMGKGQHHMPTKEELVQHYNRVNTVLQCRPTQSRFLQSRNLNCVALCEVITSKDLQKHGNIWVCPISDHVCTRFFFVYEDGQVGDANINTQDVRIQKEILRVIGGQST encoded by the exons ATGTGGCAGAGGAAACTTACTAGAGCAGCATCTATGAACAGCATG AGCATCGGTGAGCAATTCTGGAGTGACGAGGACTCAGATGGCGACAGCGATGGTGAGGATTTCTTCTACGGCGCCCAG GGTCATTATGTCACTGACCTGAGTCGACATCCACAGCTGGACATCGATGTTGGTGCAGTGAGGGACATCTACTCTGAAACTGCCGTTTCCGTCAG GGAGTATGAGACCATTGATGATGTCGATATTGATCTACACATTAACGTCAGCTTCCTGGAT GAGGAGGTGGCGTCAGCATGGAAGGTCATGAGGACAGAACCAATCGTTTTACGCCTTCGTTTCTCACTGTCCCAGTATCTAGATGGACcag AACCCACTGTGGAGGTGTTCCAACCAACTTGCAAGGACGGTTTCTGCCTTGGGGTTCAGCTTAAAAG GATTCTCAGCACATTTATATCTAATCAATGGAAACATCTCAGCAATGAGTTCCTCAACGCCCAACAGAGAAAGAGACACAGCTGGTTTAAAGCTGGAGGAACCATCAAGAAGTTCAGAGCTGGACTTAGCATTTTCTCACCGATAACCAA gTGCTCCAGTGTTCCGTTGATCCAGGGCCCTGGGGTGAAGACAAGGCCAGCAGGACAGGAGTTGAGAGTGACCCGCCTGATGAGCCGCTCCATGTCCTGCACCAAAGGAGAACTGCACACCTCCAGCCCAATTGGACAA AGTGTGGCGGTCCCAGGCTCAAGATCGACTGTGCACATCACCACTAGGCAGCTCATTCAGCTCTTCTTCTCTTCACAAGCTCTAATTCACTGCAAGAGCATCCCAACCCTGGAGTACGGCTTCCTCGTACAG GTCATGAAGTACTCAGAGCAGAGGATCCCCACTCTGAACGACTATTGTGTGGTCTGTGATGAACAGCATGTGTTTCAGAACGGCTCTATGCTCAAG CCTGCTGTTTGTACGAGAGAACTGTGCgtgttctcctttaacactCTGGGTGTTATGTCAGAAGCTGCAGAAGATGTAGCTACTGGAGCTGAG GTAGTGGACCTGTTGGTGGCAATGTGTCGTGCTGCACTTGAATCTGTCCGTAAAAGCATCATCTTTGACCCTTACCCTTCTGTCGTTGACCCTCATGACCCCAAGTCTCTAGCCTTCAATCCGAAG AAAAGAAGTTATGAGCGGCTACAGAGGGCACTAGACAGCATCACATCAATCCGAGAAATAACACAA GGCCCTTATGTTGAAATAAAGAAACAGATGGACAAACTGGACCCGCTTGCACATCCTCTGCTGCAGTG gaTTATATCCAGCAACAGGTCTCACATTGTCAAGCTGCCCTCCAGCAGA CAACTGAAGTTCATGCACACCTCCCATCAGTTCCTGCTTCTCAGCAGTCCTCCTGCTAAAGAGGCCCGCTTTCGCACCGCTAGGAAACTCCACGGCAGCACGTTCGCTTTTCA TGGTTCTCATATTGAAAACTGGCACTCTATTCTAAGAAATGGACTTGTAAACGCCTCCTACACGAAACTGCAG CTGCATGGGGCGGCCTATGGGAAGGGCATCTACCTCAGCCCCATCTCCAGCATCTCATTTGGATACTCAG GAATGGGAAAGGGACAGCACCACATGCCTACTAAAGAGGAATTAGTACAGCACTACAACCGGGTCAACACTGTCTTACAG TGTCGACCGACACAGTCAAGGTTTCTTCAGAGTCGAAATCTAAATTGTGTTGCTCTGTGTGAGG